Proteins encoded together in one Camelina sativa cultivar DH55 chromosome 9, Cs, whole genome shotgun sequence window:
- the LOC104713888 gene encoding U-box domain-containing protein 34-like — MEAAEAAQRIAELESKKRVNAEMKALKESEEKTKALTALANSDVRYRKYSIEEIESATEFFAEKYKIGEGGYGPVYKCYLDHTPVAVKVLRPDAAQGRSQFQQEVEVLSCIRHPNMVLLLGACPECGCLVYEFMANGSLEDRLFRLGNSPPLSWQMRYIIAAEIGTGLLFLHQAKPEPLVHRDLKPGNILLDRNFVCKISDVGLARLVPPSVADTVTQYRMTSTAGTFCYIDPEYQQTGMLGVKSDIYSLGIMFLQLITAKPPMGLTHYVERALEKGTLADLLDPAVPDWPMEDTAKFAKLALKCSELRRKDRPDLAKVILPELNRLRTLADESTHSVLVSHSSGPSPTGSQSSLKLEHVSGASISVPQ, encoded by the exons ATGGAGGCAGCTGAAGCAGCTCAAAGGATTGCTGAATTAGAGTCTAAGAAGAGAGTTAATGCGGAAATGAAAGCTCTCAAGGAGTctgaagagaaaacaaaggccCTTACCGCTTTAGCAAACTCGGATGTCAGGTATAGGAAGTATTCCATTGAAGAGATTGAGAGTGCAACAGAGTTTTTTGCTGAGAAATACAAGATTGGAGAAGGTGGTTATGGACCTGTCTACAAATGTTATCTTGATCACACACCAGTTGCTGTTAAAGTTCTTCGTCCTGATGCAGCTCAAGGAAGATCACAATTTCAACAAGAG GTTGAGGTATTGAGCTGCATTAGGCATCCTAACATGGTTCTACTTCTTGGGGCTTGTCCGGAATGCGGATGTTTAGTATATGAGTTCATGGCAAACGGGAGCTTAGAAGACCGTCTTTTCAGATTAGGAAACAGCCCACCTCTTTCATGGCAGATGAGGTATATAATTGCTGCAGAGATAGGCACTGGACTGTTGTTCTTGCACCAGGCTAAACCAGAACCTCTAGTTCACCGTGATCTCAAACCAGGAAACATCTTACTAGACCGTAACTTTGTCTGTAAGATATCTGATGTTGGTTTAGCTAGGTTAGTCCCTCCATCAGTTGCAGACACGGTAACGCAATACCGCATGACTTCAACTGCTGGCACATTCTGTTACATCGACCCGGAGTACCAACAAACAGGAATGTTGGGTGTAAAATCTGATATTTACTCGCTCGGCATTATGTTTTTACAGTTGATAACAGCAAAACCACCTATGGGTCTAACTCATTATGTTGAGAGAGCACTAGAGAAAGGAACGTTGGCTGATTTACTCGATCCAGCTGTCCCTGATTGGCCAATGGAAGACACTGCAAAGTTTGCTAAGTTAGCTCTTAAATGTTCTGAGCTAAGGAGAAAAGACAGACCTGATCTTGCTAAAGTTATATTGCCTGAGCTAAACAGATTAAGAACACTTGCTGATGAATCAACACATTCTGTACTAGTCAGCCATAGCTCCGGACCATCTCCAACTGGTAGCCAAAGTTCTTTGAAATTG GAACATGTGAGTGGTGCTTCTATCTCTGTGCCTCAGTAA